The DNA window CTGCAATATTGTTCAAATGGATTATCAACATCCTTTCCTGGTTGGATGATAACTGAATTGTTCATTCTTTTGAGGAAATGAGCCAAATCATCAATTTGATGGTCAAATATATCTTCAGGAAATGGATGGTTTCACAAGTTCATTATTTTGTAAAACAGCCTCTAGAACAAAGATTGTGGGTATGTTCATGCTACTATTTAAATGCCTTGAAACATCCTTAATACATGCGTGATAACCCTTTCAGGTTGTCATAAATGTTCAAACCTAACTGACTCTGGAAATGAGCCATTCTTTCATAACTGACCAAGTTTGACTAACGCAGGTGATTCCCATTTAAGAGCAACTCGGTTTAGTTCAgaggtggagaaaaaagaagaaaaaaaaaagacatcatTTCGAATGAACTGTAAATATTTTGATCAATATAAGGTGATAACAATCAAAGAAAACACATATGGCAGTTGTGGAAGAATCTGATGTACTTGTGACAAATTAAACTCAaaaacacctctctctctctctctctctctctctctctctctctctctctctctcctttgagAATTGTCAACTTATCATGTATGTCTTTTCTGCAAATGCACTGCCTTCACCTTGTTAGCTTATTCTCAGAAAAACTGTTGGGCAGAAGGTTCTATGAGCAAGGGGAACAACAATGAGGGGGCGACGGAACAGTTTCATAAATAGTggacaggagagagagagggtgctaGTGTGTACCTTTCTCCTTCAATCCTTTCCCTTTTAATTAAGGGAATGACTGTGTTCTACTGGCTTGAACTATCCCTATCTGATGCCAACCCAATGCAATAATATTCTGGGGAAATTGTTCTGGCCAGTTTAAGACACTGGCTTTTTCCTACACTGCTTGTTTGGGAAATGACCAAACCATGCAATCCACTTAGACCAAGTTTTCTTATGGCACCGTCTTCCATTCCTTACCGTTCATCGCGTGAAAGCCACAGTCAAGACAGCACACATCATGGCCAACACCGGCTAGGCCTAGATCAAAGCGACCATTACAAACTTCAAGGTTTTCTGGTTGTGTTCTTCATTAAAATCCCCTCCCGCCTCGTCTCTCCCCAAAACAAATGTTTTGTAAGAGGCAAAGTTCACTTGTCAAGGATTAGGTATTTGGTGAGCCCCTTCCACTTCCaaagtaagaagaaaagaaccAGCTGTTAATCAAACTATCATGCAGAACTAAACCACAATTTTATTCATGATTGGAAACCATATAGCACATTACATATTGATGAAGCCACTTAAAACAGGACCTTCTATAGATGATACTATAAAGACCATAACcacagaaggaaaaaaaaaaaatgaatgaattgaGATACTTGATCTGTTACAAAACACTTTTCTGATTCATCATGTAGATCTTCAAGCACAAACTCCATTGATCCATTGATTCTTATTTGCTATGGTCGTTGATTACATATCAATTCTGCCAGTAAAGTTGAGTGTCAACTAATCAAGGTTGCCCAAGGAGTGAAGGTCTGTAGAAAGCATGGCTCTGTGCTATCTCAATACGGTCACGAGGATCATTCATGGTTTCATCTCTCAATGCTTGAAGGATGGCCTGTGATGGCAGCTCCCTGTAAATTAAAATAGACCAAACACTTGGTCAGATACATTGTGGCGGTGTACCCAGCCAACTTTCTGCTGACaaactcagagagagagagagagagagtgagaatcaACCAGAGGCAATCATGTCCCCCCAAATTTTCCATCATAGCTATATCTAATGAATGCAGGTTTATTAATCAGATTCTTCCCCATGAATGAATTCATTTTACCTCTTGATTAGTATTTTGTAAAGTGTCTTCAAGATGGGACACAGTTCAACAGGGGCAACAGGCTTGTTCTCTTCAGGATGGAAGATACTTAAGCTGGATTGGCTTAGCAGCTCATAAAATGCTCCCACAGCGGATACTCCCTGAGAAAAAGGAAGACAGAATAAGCATTCTAGCTGCATAAATATtagttggaaaaagaaaaagaatgcaGGTTCCCATGTACACAATGGAGAGATTAAGGACACAGTACACAGTATAATGTTGCCTGAGCCCAATGACATCCAGAACTTTAAGAGCTAACACAAGTTCACACAATTTCCTAACAGTAGGTTACTCATGTTGCTTAAAATCCAACGAGACTCATCCAGGTAAATCACAACGAAGTGGCTTGGTTATGTAAAAGATTCGATCACTTTAATTTCCAATGCTAATGTACCTGGTAGGATTAGGTCAATATTTCTCAACAAATActtcatttccattttttgcatCTTGTTAGCAGTTACCATGTGTATATACCAAATGAAAGTTTTGTAGTAAATTAATTGATATACTCCAATTTACAAAAGATACCTGATGGATGATTACGGACCATTTATGGATTAGTAATCATGATTTCAGATTATGAACATAAACAGAAAGAACTCGTTTGGTAAAAGAGTAATCGACCATCCAGTGTCTATACTGGATACCATACATATGATAAACATCAATTCGAAGCATCCATCCATAGTATGCCAATAAAACAGCACCCCATAAAAATAGCCTCTTTTTTTCATAGCAATGTTTTACGGACTAGAATGTTCATCCTTTTATATATGTCATAACTACTAATATTTGACACATAACATGTAAATCGAAGCACTCATTACTCAAGAGAATATTAGCATCAGAATCCATACCTGAATCATTCCCTTGCCCTTGATGCTATCACCCATGTCTAGGCTTAATTCCCCCTTGGCTAACATTTGGCCATACCATGCATTACGACCTTTCAAAAGGGTTACATAAGTGTCAGCTAGCAAAGGCCCTGCAAGCTTCTCAGGTTCTTCCGTTAACAGATGAGTAATAAATATCATCTCTGATGTACAGTGAGCAAAATATACTGATTTGCTTGTAGCGCTCTCCTTGGTCAGGGCTGCAACCATTCCTGTTTGAcgaattaaaaaagaaatgattcTATTAGGTCAAGTCTGAAATAATAGTTCTTCCTACAAATTGGTTTACTGGACAAAGTAATAATCCAAAAAATGTACAATTAATAGAACTTCAAATTTGCAATATTTATCCTATAAGACTAGGATTTCTTCATGAATCAGGATGATTGGTTTCAGAAAATACCCAGGCCAAAACAAGATCAACTGGACCAAGTCAGGGTTGGATCAGTTCAGTCTGGGTTGGGTATGGTACAGAGGGTTCTAAATTCAACATGACTTGTGATTTTCCAAACCCCACCCTGAGGGAAGAGGTAGACCAACCAAATAAGTATCTGCAACTTCTGGTAGCACATTCCAACAATAAAGCCCTCTGTGTGCATGGTATGGATGGGTACTGAGTAATGGACCTTCTCCCTCCCTACAAACATCAACATCTATGCCATTTTTGAAGAAAGAAACCACAAAAAGTTCAAAGGCATCATGtaagagataaataaataatttccaCAAGTGGCCAGAGAGCTGTTGCCTGTGGTACTGAGATTGTTCGGGAGACATGGTCCAAGTCCAgtgaagaaatgaaaatttcaaagatTCTGCTCGTGAGTGTAATGGTATAGCGCCTGCCTGACTGTGCCGTTTCGTAAGTAACTTAGTGTTCTCCCTTTAAttggaaatgaaagaaaaaagaattcgTTCGGATCCATCATCATCAGCATCAGAAGACATATTTCCCATACAGGAAATATAATGATATTCAAATTGATTACCCTACGTTCAACATAGACAGGAACAAATTCCAATAACTAGAAAATGTTATATCCACAAatgtcaacaacaacaaagaatgGATCTCATGGCCAACCCTGAGAGAAATTAAGAGTGCAAGAGTTTATCTACATAAGATAAATATACGGTACTTCATACCATCTACTTAAGGTTGGGTAAATGAATCCTGTcccaaagaaacaaaaatccgcacacccaaaaaaaaagagagagagacggggGCAAAACTTGACTTCTCCACGAGCTTTCGTTCATTTTtacaccccacccaaaaaaaaaaaaaaccccgtTTTTGGTTCATTATTAGATAAGTCCTGTCATGGATAATTACAGACTGAAACCTTACCAGCTCCAATGGCATAGACATTCTTCAAGCCACCCATAACTTCATGAGTGACAAGGTCGCTGTTATCCCACACAATGAAATGAGGTTGTCTCAAAAACCTAGCCAGAGGTTTCCTCCACTTTCCAGCTCCACATATGCGAGCATTAGCATACTCCTTGTTGTAGATCTCTGAGGCAATATTTGGTCCTCCAAGGTAAAGAATGTTCTCCATGGGCACTCCAGCTGCAAGGTACATATTTCTACTCAGGttaaaaggaaaagggaaggtaAAGGAGAAACAAAAGGGATAAGCCTTACAAAATCAACTAGCAAAGGAAAGAAGATAAGGAAATAAATTTCCCTGCCTAGATGAGCGTAGATACCAAGGGAAGGACAAAAGGTGTGGAATTAATTACAGGAAAATCATTTATTCTTGGGGTGGGACTGTGAAGAAGACAGGAAATTCCTCTTTCTGTTGATCAGATAGGCAGTTTTCATTACATGAAGATGCTAAAATATTATAATATCTGTTTCTGTTAGCAGCACAATAAGCTGCTCAAGGGAAATTACTCAACAGAACTCTTGAATACCGTCATTACTTCAATGAATCTTTGCCTATTGTCCCACATGGGGTACACGGTACACCATGGCCTAGGGCCACCTAATCATTTCTGTGATTGAAATTAGAAAAGCATTGGTTCTCTTTTTAAATCTACTTTGCATGCAGCAAGTAGGAAACCTTATGGTAGATGGAAAATGTCTCTAATATTATCAAATCCACTCATCTAACAGAGGACTGACATTCATTTACTTACCACCCAACGCTGTGTTCTTGATCCTAACCACCAAACCTTTGATTTCCCCTCCCATGCATACCACCATCAGGATCCAGAAATGCTAAATTTGACATGATCTCCAAAGGGATGGCATGGAGTCATTTTATCATTTCTGGTACTAAgctgcttctttttttctttgttttcttgctAGTCAACTTCTAGCTTAAGATGGACACAAATATGTCAGTCTTCAGGATTATGCATTCAGACATTCCAGATTACTGCTAGACTAAAACAACGGGTATTCACAAAATTCAGACAACATGATGgcagaaagaaacaaagagCCAATTAACTGGTGTTCACCAAACAAATTCACTAGAGGACCTTAAAATGGAAGCACATTAAAAATGGGTAACCAGATCATTCATGGGAACCAAAGATCTGGGAAGCAAAGAATAACGATGAAATTTAGAAAAGAAGGGGACTTACTTGCCCGATTAATCATCTGTGTGGGAGTTACTATGTGCGGGACAGACTCCAATGCAGCCTCTATACCCTTGGACAGAGAAATGATGATGGGGACAGTGATTCTCTCCTTCCAATACCTATTTATCTCTTCAAAAACCTCGCGGGTTTCTGTCGATGGCAACCCATTTATCACAATATCAGCATCCCAAACAGCCTCCTGTAAGTTGGTTACAACTTTCAAAGGACAAATTGGTGTGTCAATCATGTTCAAGCAGAACCCATCTTTCAAAATTTCATCTGCATATAGTGTTCTGTCACCCAATCTTGCTTCAACATATTTTAAGTACGCACAACGCCTGATCAGACGCCTCAAGACATCCTCCCTTGAATTGATCACTTCAAAGAGGTGTTCTGCAGTGGCTCTATCAACTGACCTGCCAGGCCTTCTCCATATCCTGATCTGAACCTTCTCTCGAAGATGACCATAGCTGTCTTGAAGCATCGCCGCAAAAACACTACCCCAAGCACCAGCTCCAACGCCGACAATCTTGAGCAGGTCACCTTCCGCTTTTCCCAAGAGGCGGCGGAACTCATCAAGCCTTTCTTCCACGCCATTTGAGTTATGAACAGACCCATTTGAATACAAGTTACAGGCTACCGAATCAACACTTCCAACCATTTTCTACCGTAgaaccaaacccaaaataaCTTGAGCAACTATGGATTCTAACCCTCACAAGCATCAAAAGTATCGTTTTCGTTGAGGGTTCCTTCAAAGCTGCAAAAACAAAGAGTTATCTCCGCGATCAAACTTTCCGCCCTACTGATGCCAGTTGAGCAATCAGCGTCGAATTCGTTGAGTTTTTGCAGACTTCTATAACGACTAGGTCTGATATTTATATGGGTTTAGCTCCCCCCAAAGCAGTCCTCAAGCCTTCACCGTTAACAGCGAAGCTGCCCTTCGAGAATCGTCACAAACAGCAAAAAATCGTATTTTTATAGGTTTTATTGGTGGGTATTCCACCAAAACCAGAGCTAATCCTTTCACAAATCGCCGATTCTCTTCTACTTCAGAACATAAGAATATAAGATTTCAAAGCTTCCACCAGAATGGGATTCTATAATTCGTTCAAATCCtagcagaaaaaaagaaaacactcaATCATTGCTTGGAAGATAGTGTTTTCAAACTTTGTTCATCTACCCAACCAAACTAAATAAAAcgattaaaggaaaagaaatgaggaaatcaaataaaaaaataagacatCAAATTCCGTGACGGACACTTCAAAGCGCTGAAATCAATTTCGGTGGATTTATCAGTATTCGATTTCGATTCTTATcagccaaaaccaaaccgacAGAATAGAAGTTTCAAGATTGCAAGTATGAGACAAAACCCACCGAAAGTTTCAAGATTTTAAATCTTAGTAGAGAGGGCATTATAGTCACCAGACCAGATGGGCAATTGGGTTCTTCAAGctttatcaaacaaaaaaaaaaatgacaataaagaGGAAAACCAAGCTTGGTATTGCTGGTTTGGCGATCTAGGTCTCTGAGAAAAACTGACCTGTTCTAAAGGACAGAAAGCACCAACTAAGAAGAAGACCGCCGCGATTAAGTGCATGCAAATTAAGTAAATGTAGGGCGACTTTCAATTTGTtagcattttggtatttaaaatcaATCGTAGTTCACATTTTTAAGGTCGATTGATTATAAAAAGAGTTGCTGATAAAGTAATTgagaagatggagaaggaaAACAGTAAAGAGCGTTGGGGAGTTGCTTGGGTTTGGTGTCTGCAATTAAAGTTGCAGATATTGCCACCTCTCAACGGCCATAATAAATAATGGCAGTCGGCTCACACAAAACAACACAAACTCTTCTCATGTAAATGCTCATTGAACTTATGATAAGCTTCTCTACACTTTCTATAATCTATTAATGAATGAATTCCACAGCACCATACAGACCTGAACCCATTTCTTGGCATATATTACTTGGTCGACTGACTTTTGTTCCGTAGGGTCAATGAGAATTGGTTCACAAGGTCGGACCATTATTTTGCCTCTCCATCTCTAGACACAAGGCCACGCGattgattccaattcaaatcaaTAAGAATTAGGATTAGTCTCAATTGATTTTACTTCAAATCAGCCGATCTACTATAATTCCTAAATctattgatagaaaataaatacgaaACAATttatgaagatcgataagcatgcacgacaaacactacaaaaaaaacacgttttaggcatacctgaatccatggctgaagaataagaactcctcaaagtCTTCTTGTATGTTCTTTGTACagcacgatcaatgttggtctgatctaccctctttctcttttgctttaggtcattCGCATCACTTAAtaggtcagtgataactatatataggggtgagggtaggacCAAccttgcaataaaattagggtttcctccccattaaggaaacaataccttatgtccacacatagtaataaatatttcatactatTAAGGTGTGCAAATAGAATCACTTACCA is part of the Macadamia integrifolia cultivar HAES 741 chromosome 9, SCU_Mint_v3, whole genome shotgun sequence genome and encodes:
- the LOC122088244 gene encoding probable glycerol-3-phosphate dehydrogenase [NAD(+)] 1, cytosolic, with protein sequence MVGSVDSVACNLYSNGSVHNSNGVEERLDEFRRLLGKAEGDLLKIVGVGAGAWGSVFAAMLQDSYGHLREKVQIRIWRRPGRSVDRATAEHLFEVINSREDVLRRLIRRCAYLKYVEARLGDRTLYADEILKDGFCLNMIDTPICPLKVVTNLQEAVWDADIVINGLPSTETREVFEEINRYWKERITVPIIISLSKGIEAALESVPHIVTPTQMINRATGVPMENILYLGGPNIASEIYNKEYANARICGAGKWRKPLARFLRQPHFIVWDNSDLVTHEVMGGLKNVYAIGAGMVAALTKESATSKSVYFAHCTSEMIFITHLLTEEPEKLAGPLLADTYVTLLKGRNAWYGQMLAKGELSLDMGDSIKGKGMIQGVSAVGAFYELLSQSSLSIFHPEENKPVAPVELCPILKTLYKILIKRELPSQAILQALRDETMNDPRDRIEIAQSHAFYRPSLLGQP